A window of the Myxococcus virescens genome harbors these coding sequences:
- a CDS encoding M20/M25/M40 family metallo-hydrolase: MKALALREDRFLDVLRRLIALTPKLQNNPGAGLVPEERLAAQVVLDTLAPHIESGFIQAESVAGPGQASRPCLVLTVPGEGEGAIGFVGAHFDVVPADQKAEGWERSPFELWEGPGGVLYGRGVTDCLGHVAVLTDLLAQLAERKVRPSRTLKVVLISNEESSELPGLGLNYVAEQGMLKPLDGQPVYWLDSANFGPTLGTAGVSLWELKVTGVGGHSGMPQNCVNALELGMAASLELARFFHERFPPTEDEKRWGFLSSSSLKATVVEAPNTKETKVPADVVLRGDIRLTPFYDLAEVQKAVTDFMAELDARLARDDAPAHFPRTRTASGKRGELAFRFQGGGTEGIACRLDSEGLRALKEAMQVVRGVAATPFSLTGSLPLVRDLQRQGCDVQITGFGDMQYYHAPNEQARLEDFRQGFAILRELLVRL, from the coding sequence ATGAAAGCTCTTGCCCTGCGTGAGGACCGTTTCCTCGATGTGCTCCGGCGGCTCATCGCCCTGACTCCGAAGCTGCAGAACAACCCTGGCGCGGGGCTGGTGCCCGAGGAGCGGCTCGCCGCGCAGGTGGTGCTGGACACCCTGGCGCCGCACATCGAGAGCGGCTTCATCCAGGCGGAGTCCGTGGCGGGCCCGGGCCAGGCGTCGCGCCCCTGTCTGGTGCTCACCGTGCCGGGCGAGGGAGAAGGCGCCATCGGCTTTGTCGGCGCGCACTTCGACGTGGTCCCCGCGGACCAGAAGGCGGAGGGCTGGGAGCGCAGCCCCTTCGAGCTGTGGGAGGGCCCCGGCGGCGTGCTCTACGGGCGCGGCGTCACCGACTGCCTGGGGCACGTCGCCGTGCTCACGGACCTGCTGGCCCAGCTGGCCGAGCGCAAGGTGCGCCCCAGCCGCACGCTGAAGGTGGTGCTCATCTCCAACGAGGAGTCCTCGGAGCTGCCGGGCCTGGGCCTCAACTACGTGGCCGAGCAGGGCATGCTCAAGCCGCTCGACGGCCAGCCGGTGTACTGGCTGGACAGCGCCAACTTCGGCCCCACGCTGGGCACGGCGGGCGTGTCGCTGTGGGAGCTGAAGGTGACGGGCGTGGGCGGCCACTCCGGCATGCCGCAGAACTGCGTCAACGCGCTGGAGCTGGGCATGGCCGCGTCGTTGGAGCTGGCGCGCTTCTTCCACGAGCGCTTCCCGCCCACGGAGGACGAGAAGCGCTGGGGCTTCCTGTCGTCCTCCAGCCTCAAGGCCACCGTGGTGGAGGCGCCCAACACCAAGGAGACGAAGGTGCCCGCCGACGTCGTCCTGCGCGGCGACATCCGCCTCACGCCCTTCTACGACCTGGCGGAGGTGCAGAAGGCGGTGACGGACTTCATGGCGGAGCTCGACGCCCGGCTGGCGCGCGACGACGCCCCCGCGCACTTCCCGCGCACGCGCACGGCCAGTGGCAAGCGCGGTGAGCTGGCGTTCCGCTTCCAGGGCGGCGGCACCGAGGGCATCGCCTGCCGGCTGGACTCGGAGGGCTTGCGCGCGCTGAAGGAGGCCATGCAGGTGGTGCGCGGCGTGGCGGCCACGCCCTTCTCGCTCACCGGCTCGCTGCCGCTCGTGAGGGACCTGCAACGCCAGGGCTGCGACGTGCAGATTACCGGCTTCGGGGACATGCAGTACTACCACGCCCCCAACGAGCAGGCCCGGCTGGAGGACTTCCGGCAGGGCTTCGCCATCCTCCGCGAGCTGCTCGTCCGCCTCTGA
- a CDS encoding MlaD family protein codes for MSLFSPAGTERRLALRTGLFVAVGLAVASVVVMVIGQQSRLFERKTMYRAYFANVQGLSDESPVWLGGLNVGRVTGIVFSPDPNDPRLEVQFHVSSRYTDRVRQDSVAQLSSMGVLGDKAVDISLGSPTSPPVEAGGVLKSSTGGDLSSLLSGASQVMENSVAISKSLRAAVETYANPEMTNDVTRGVAALRALLEEVEKGEGVLHALIYDKQAGREVRGLLANASSAAARVDGAVGELEGILREVRTGDGTAHALVYGQDGAKALTELGAAAGQLAGLIEDAKKSPNGAVHQLVYGDASGMFADLGSAAADLKKITATVAKGDGTVGGLISDPTVYEDLREVIGNVKRNRILRALVRFSLNNRQDLEQVGKVKGVEPRSEAPAAAPAETAPSAPGAPGAQP; via the coding sequence ATGAGCCTGTTCTCTCCCGCTGGAACCGAGCGCCGCCTGGCGCTGCGCACGGGCCTGTTCGTCGCCGTCGGTCTGGCGGTCGCCAGCGTGGTGGTGATGGTCATCGGTCAGCAGTCGCGCCTGTTCGAGCGCAAGACGATGTATCGCGCCTACTTCGCCAACGTGCAGGGCCTCAGTGATGAGTCGCCCGTCTGGCTCGGTGGTCTCAACGTGGGGCGGGTGACGGGCATCGTCTTCTCGCCCGACCCGAATGACCCGCGGCTGGAGGTCCAGTTCCATGTGTCATCGCGCTACACGGACCGCGTGCGTCAGGACTCGGTGGCGCAGTTGTCCAGCATGGGCGTGCTGGGCGACAAGGCGGTGGACATCTCCCTGGGCAGCCCCACGTCACCGCCGGTGGAGGCGGGTGGGGTGCTCAAGTCGTCCACGGGCGGTGACTTGTCCTCGCTGCTCAGCGGGGCGTCGCAGGTGATGGAGAACTCGGTGGCCATCAGCAAGTCGCTGCGGGCGGCGGTGGAGACGTACGCCAACCCGGAGATGACCAACGACGTGACGCGCGGCGTGGCGGCGCTGCGGGCGCTGCTGGAAGAGGTGGAGAAGGGCGAGGGCGTGCTGCACGCGCTCATCTACGACAAGCAGGCCGGGCGCGAGGTGCGGGGGCTGCTGGCCAACGCGTCCAGCGCGGCGGCGCGGGTGGATGGCGCGGTGGGCGAACTGGAAGGGATTCTGCGCGAGGTGCGCACGGGAGACGGCACGGCCCACGCGCTCGTCTACGGCCAGGATGGCGCCAAGGCGCTGACGGAGCTGGGGGCGGCGGCCGGGCAGCTGGCGGGGCTCATCGAGGATGCGAAGAAGAGTCCCAACGGGGCGGTGCACCAACTGGTGTACGGCGACGCGAGCGGCATGTTCGCGGACCTGGGCAGCGCGGCGGCGGACCTGAAGAAGATTACGGCGACCGTGGCGAAGGGAGACGGCACCGTGGGCGGGCTCATCAGCGACCCGACGGTGTACGAGGACCTGCGCGAGGTGATTGGCAACGTGAAGCGCAACCGCATCCTCCGCGCGCTGGTGCGCTTCTCCCTGAACAACCGGCAGGACTTGGAGCAGGTGGGCAAGGTGAAGGGCGTGGAGCCACGCTCCGAAGCGCCCGCCGCGGCTCCGGCGGAGACGGCTCCCTCGGCGCCTGGGGCGCCTGGGGCCCAGCCCTAG
- a CDS encoding ABC transporter ATP-binding protein — MRSSSQTPSEFAFQPPRPGEQLIYFEHLTKAFGAKRVYDDMDLDVRAGETLVVMGGSGTGKSVLLKCLIGLLSPDTGRILFQGHDLTRFTEEQFMPVRRHVAMVFQGAALFDSLNVGENVAYPLREHFPDMPADEVRARVAEKLALVDLPNTERLMPSDLSGGMRKRVGLARAIATEPEVILWDEPTTGLDPVTTQSINVLINSMKTRLGCTSIVVTHDMVSAFTVGDRIAMLANRRIVQVGNPREMLHSTVPEVRAFLDARRVELFPGGAP; from the coding sequence ATGCGCTCCTCGTCCCAGACCCCTTCCGAGTTCGCGTTCCAGCCGCCCCGGCCGGGTGAGCAGCTCATCTATTTCGAGCACCTGACGAAGGCGTTCGGCGCCAAGCGCGTCTATGACGACATGGACCTGGACGTGCGCGCCGGTGAGACGCTGGTGGTGATGGGCGGCTCGGGCACGGGCAAGAGCGTGCTGCTCAAGTGCCTCATCGGACTGCTGTCGCCAGACACCGGACGCATCCTCTTCCAGGGGCACGACCTGACGCGCTTCACGGAGGAGCAGTTCATGCCGGTGCGCCGGCACGTGGCCATGGTGTTCCAGGGCGCGGCGCTCTTCGACTCGCTGAACGTCGGGGAGAACGTGGCGTACCCGTTGCGCGAGCACTTCCCGGACATGCCGGCGGACGAGGTCCGTGCCCGCGTGGCGGAGAAGCTGGCGCTGGTGGACCTGCCCAACACGGAGCGGCTGATGCCCTCCGACTTGTCGGGCGGCATGCGCAAGCGCGTGGGGTTGGCGCGGGCCATCGCCACGGAGCCGGAGGTCATCCTCTGGGATGAGCCCACCACGGGCCTGGACCCCGTCACCACGCAGTCCATCAACGTGTTGATCAACTCGATGAAGACTCGGCTCGGTTGCACTTCCATCGTCGTGACCCACGACATGGTGAGCGCGTTCACCGTGGGAGACCGCATCGCCATGCTGGCCAATCGGAGAATCGTGCAGGTGGGCAATCCGCGGGAGATGCTCCACTCCACCGTCCCGGAGGTGCGTGCCTTCCTCGACGCGCGCCGCGTGGAACTGTTCCCCGGAGGCGCGCCATGA
- a CDS encoding MlaE family ABC transporter permease: MTTRQPEVDAAAASGPPSLMDRAKERLESLGALSRMTGQVFSRAVRPPYDWRGLVYHTESLGVRSLPIALLTAMFAGLVISLQFGYFLSRFGVQYTVGRVVILTLFRELAPVLTALTVGARIGSGIAAELGAMTVTEQVDAIRALGADPLRKLVVPRVLACLIVLPVLTVFADVVGLVAGALVVNFQYAITLNLFFQGALDAVLMPDFASGVFKGAVFGLIIGLVGCFRGLTVEGGTEGVGRATTQTVATTSVSVCLADFFITQLTLSL, from the coding sequence ATGACGACCCGGCAGCCCGAGGTGGACGCGGCGGCGGCGTCCGGGCCCCCGAGCCTCATGGACCGGGCGAAGGAGCGCCTGGAGTCACTGGGCGCCCTGTCGCGGATGACGGGGCAGGTGTTCAGCCGCGCGGTGCGTCCGCCCTATGACTGGCGCGGGCTCGTGTACCACACCGAGTCGCTGGGCGTGCGCTCGCTGCCCATCGCCCTGCTCACCGCGATGTTCGCGGGGCTCGTCATCTCGTTGCAGTTCGGCTACTTCCTGTCGCGCTTCGGCGTGCAGTACACCGTGGGCCGCGTGGTCATCCTCACGCTGTTCCGCGAGCTGGCGCCGGTGCTCACCGCGCTCACCGTGGGCGCGCGCATCGGCAGCGGCATCGCCGCGGAGCTGGGCGCCATGACGGTGACGGAGCAGGTGGACGCCATCCGCGCGCTGGGCGCGGACCCGCTGCGCAAGCTGGTGGTGCCCCGCGTGCTGGCGTGCCTGATTGTGCTGCCGGTGCTCACCGTGTTCGCGGACGTCGTGGGCCTGGTGGCGGGCGCGCTGGTGGTGAACTTCCAGTACGCGATTACGCTCAACCTCTTCTTCCAGGGCGCGCTGGACGCGGTGCTGATGCCGGACTTCGCCTCGGGCGTGTTCAAGGGCGCGGTGTTCGGACTCATCATCGGCCTGGTGGGTTGCTTCCGCGGGCTCACCGTGGAGGGCGGCACGGAGGGCGTGGGCCGCGCCACCACCCAGACGGTGGCGACCACGTCCGTCTCCGTGTGTCTGGCGGACTTCTTCATCACCCAGCTCACGCTGAGCCTGTGA
- the recF gene encoding DNA replication/repair protein RecF (All proteins in this family for which functions are known are DNA-binding proteins that assist the filamentation of RecA onto DNA for the initiation of recombination or recombinational repair.): MRLLALHVHDFRNLPQVQLTPSAHATIAVGQNGQGKTNLLEALYFLATLKPLRAGRLSELVRWGSQGARVTGRFLLKGAEREIAVEVGGGTRQAFVDGKKASSLEDYFGGVSVMAFTPDDLEVVKGGPDSRRGFLDRAVFNRFPAFLRESREYARALKNRNRLLREGHTVDAVYLEAYDETLAKAGARIYSRRRALMAELAPRAQATFASIGRTVDPAVYNYRPAHLEGDFAAADEAALAAMLRESLSARLRRDMERGFTSVGPHSDDVSVTLGGRSARAYASQGQQRALVLGWKIAEIENLEAAMGFLPLLLLDDVSSELDPERNAYLMGYLAQSGAQVVLTTTDGSLVRGAAADDTLWLDVHGGQVAVRADAEPPPAS; encoded by the coding sequence GTGCGCCTCCTCGCGCTTCACGTCCACGACTTCCGGAACCTCCCCCAGGTCCAGCTCACGCCCAGTGCCCACGCCACCATCGCGGTGGGGCAGAACGGGCAGGGCAAGACGAACCTGCTGGAGGCCCTCTACTTCCTGGCCACGCTCAAGCCGCTGCGCGCGGGGCGCCTGTCGGAGCTGGTGCGCTGGGGCTCGCAGGGCGCGCGGGTGACGGGGCGCTTCCTGCTCAAGGGCGCCGAGCGTGAAATCGCCGTGGAGGTGGGCGGCGGCACGCGGCAGGCCTTCGTGGACGGGAAGAAGGCCTCCAGCCTGGAGGACTACTTCGGCGGCGTGTCCGTAATGGCCTTCACGCCGGATGACCTGGAGGTGGTGAAGGGCGGTCCGGACTCACGGCGCGGCTTCCTGGACCGGGCGGTGTTCAACCGCTTCCCCGCCTTCCTGCGCGAGAGCCGCGAGTACGCGCGGGCCTTGAAGAACCGCAACCGCCTGCTGCGCGAAGGGCACACCGTGGACGCGGTGTATCTGGAGGCCTACGACGAGACGCTGGCGAAGGCGGGCGCGCGCATCTATTCGCGGCGGCGCGCGCTGATGGCGGAGCTGGCGCCCAGGGCGCAGGCGACCTTCGCCTCCATTGGCCGCACGGTGGACCCGGCCGTGTACAACTACCGCCCCGCGCATCTGGAGGGCGACTTCGCCGCCGCGGACGAAGCGGCGCTGGCGGCCATGCTGCGGGAGAGCCTCTCCGCGCGCCTGCGGCGGGACATGGAGCGGGGCTTCACCTCGGTGGGGCCGCACTCGGACGACGTCTCGGTGACGCTGGGAGGCCGCAGCGCGCGGGCCTACGCGAGCCAGGGACAGCAGCGGGCGCTGGTGCTCGGCTGGAAGATCGCCGAAATCGAGAACCTGGAGGCCGCGATGGGCTTCCTGCCGCTGCTGCTGCTGGACGACGTGTCGAGCGAGCTGGACCCCGAGCGCAACGCCTACCTCATGGGCTACCTGGCCCAGAGCGGCGCGCAGGTGGTGCTCACCACCACGGACGGCTCGCTGGTGCGGGGCGCGGCGGCGGACGACACGCTCTGGCTCGACGTGCACGGCGGGCAGGTGGCGGTGCGCGCGGACGCCGAGCCGCCCCCCGCCAGCTGA
- a CDS encoding ATP-binding protein, giving the protein MCVPGDRGGQAAGQRWTGQPGVALLGPGPVATRTGQHWSQDTRSRPVVTEPRSLREQLSEVPDSLALLEGLFTHSPVPYAVFTSDGHCLLTNPAFLAMFGAAPPPEYSLFKDELLAQLGYAKLLQRVVSGERVQTPVFWYDVKELAHVRAPAEARRIAISCTGFPLVSSSGGVTHLAVAYKDMTAELAAREAAQVERRNLLQVFTQAPVAISVLRGYELRYEFANPLLQKLMGGRELNGRTQEEAIPDLSPELLSLHRGVLETGERATAREYPVTIDYEGAGRVETRFWNIIFEPLRDERGLVDGLVTLAFDVTEQVFARQAVESQQKWLEAVLDLMPMPVVMADPASGDLTFSNAAADRLYGLHIPKDVPATAFGDHFHVTDLEGRRLSVDEIPSNRAARGERLDGLEVHWHTPAGQYALSISSETLPAMHGHPSVVVIPFLDITRLKTVEQHLQEAVRARDEFLSVASHELKTPLTSLGLRLQSFVRAIHADPESALAQRHGREVEAMRRQVTRLAELVDGLLDVSRISTGRLKLQFEPVDLPSLVREVAARFELEAARAGCELHVTRAEGLEGVWDRLRLEQVVSNLLSNALKYGAGAPVHIDVAPGGMGARLWVKDRGIGIDSEAHARIFQKFERAVSERNYGGMGLGLYVTRTLVEALGGTIQVDSQPGEGATFVVELPLQPAR; this is encoded by the coding sequence ATGTGCGTGCCAGGGGACCGCGGTGGGCAGGCGGCTGGTCAACGGTGGACTGGGCAGCCCGGGGTGGCTCTGCTAGGCCCTGGCCCCGTGGCGACGCGAACGGGCCAGCACTGGAGTCAGGACACGCGCAGCAGGCCCGTGGTGACGGAGCCCCGCTCCTTGCGCGAACAGCTCTCCGAGGTGCCGGATTCGCTCGCGCTGCTCGAAGGGCTGTTCACCCATTCGCCGGTGCCCTACGCCGTCTTCACCTCGGACGGCCACTGCCTGCTCACCAACCCCGCCTTCCTGGCGATGTTCGGCGCGGCGCCGCCACCCGAGTACAGCCTCTTCAAGGACGAGCTGCTCGCGCAGCTGGGCTACGCGAAGTTGCTCCAGCGGGTCGTGTCGGGCGAGCGCGTCCAGACGCCGGTGTTCTGGTACGACGTGAAGGAGTTGGCGCACGTCCGCGCGCCCGCCGAGGCGCGGCGCATCGCCATCTCCTGCACCGGCTTCCCCCTGGTCTCCTCCAGCGGCGGCGTCACGCACCTCGCCGTGGCCTACAAGGACATGACGGCGGAGCTGGCTGCCCGTGAGGCGGCGCAGGTGGAGCGGCGCAACCTGCTCCAGGTCTTCACGCAGGCGCCGGTGGCCATCAGCGTGCTGCGTGGCTACGAGCTGCGCTACGAGTTCGCCAACCCGCTGCTCCAGAAGCTCATGGGCGGACGCGAGCTGAACGGGCGCACCCAGGAGGAGGCCATTCCGGATTTGTCCCCGGAGCTGCTGAGCCTCCACCGGGGCGTGCTGGAGACGGGCGAGCGCGCCACCGCGCGGGAGTACCCCGTCACCATCGACTACGAGGGCGCCGGCCGCGTCGAGACCCGGTTCTGGAACATCATCTTCGAGCCCCTGCGCGACGAGCGCGGCCTCGTGGACGGCCTGGTGACGTTGGCCTTCGACGTCACCGAACAGGTGTTCGCGCGCCAGGCCGTGGAGAGCCAGCAGAAGTGGCTGGAGGCCGTGCTCGACCTGATGCCCATGCCGGTGGTGATGGCGGACCCGGCCAGTGGCGACCTCACCTTCTCCAACGCCGCGGCGGACCGGCTCTACGGCCTGCACATCCCCAAGGACGTGCCCGCCACCGCGTTTGGCGACCACTTCCACGTCACGGACCTGGAGGGCCGCCGGCTGAGCGTGGATGAAATCCCCTCCAACCGCGCGGCCCGGGGCGAGCGGCTGGACGGGCTGGAGGTCCACTGGCACACGCCCGCGGGCCAGTACGCCCTCAGCATCTCGTCGGAGACGCTGCCCGCCATGCATGGCCACCCGTCCGTGGTGGTGATTCCCTTCCTGGACATCACCCGCCTGAAGACGGTGGAGCAGCACCTCCAGGAGGCCGTGCGTGCCCGTGACGAGTTCCTGTCCGTGGCCAGCCACGAGCTCAAGACGCCGCTGACGTCACTGGGGCTGCGGCTCCAGTCCTTCGTGCGCGCCATCCACGCGGACCCGGAGTCCGCGTTGGCCCAGCGTCACGGGCGCGAGGTGGAGGCCATGCGCCGGCAGGTGACGCGTCTGGCCGAGCTCGTGGACGGGCTGCTCGACGTGTCGCGCATCAGCACCGGCCGGTTGAAGCTCCAGTTCGAGCCGGTGGACCTGCCCTCGCTCGTGCGTGAGGTGGCCGCGCGTTTCGAGCTGGAGGCCGCGCGCGCCGGCTGCGAGCTGCACGTCACGCGGGCGGAAGGGCTCGAAGGGGTGTGGGACCGGCTGCGGCTGGAGCAGGTGGTCTCCAACCTGCTGTCCAACGCGCTCAAGTACGGTGCGGGCGCACCCGTGCACATCGACGTGGCGCCAGGGGGCATGGGCGCCCGGCTGTGGGTGAAGGACCGGGGCATTGGCATCGACTCGGAAGCCCACGCGCGCATCTTCCAGAAGTTCGAGCGCGCCGTGTCCGAGCGGAACTACGGCGGCATGGGCCTGGGGCTCTACGTGACGCGCACGCTGGTGGAGGCCCTGGGCGGCACCATCCAGGTGGACAGCCAGCCCGGCGAGGGCGCCACCTTCGTGGTGGAGCTGCCGCTCCAGCCCGCGAGATAG
- a CDS encoding DNA alkylation repair protein codes for MADHLKTFFDARLVERLGASLHAAAPTFPRAAFIREAAKGLDGHELMDRARHIAGAMHRALPQDYPEAVEVLLRSLGPRTEATEGGAMATFYYLPHTIFVAEHGLEHFEPSMRAQHALTQRFTAEYSIRPYLERHTTRTLARLREWTEDPSEHVRRLVSEGTRTRLPWASRLREFQKDPTPVLALLERLKDDPALYVRRSVANNLNDIGKDHPALLVQVATAWMKDATPEREWLVRHALRSSIKRGEPAALAVVGARPPSGIEARVTQLPRRAALGDTVEVHFEVTNRSKQQQTLVVDLAVHFQKANGEARPKVFKVRELLLGPGQAETVSKRVSFAQLSTRKHYAGPHRFEALVNGQGLPLGVVEVSG; via the coding sequence ATGGCGGACCACCTCAAGACCTTCTTCGACGCGCGGCTCGTCGAGCGCCTCGGCGCGTCACTCCACGCCGCGGCGCCTACCTTCCCTCGCGCTGCGTTCATCCGAGAGGCCGCGAAGGGCCTGGATGGCCATGAGTTGATGGACCGGGCGCGTCATATCGCTGGCGCGATGCACCGTGCGCTGCCCCAAGACTATCCGGAGGCGGTGGAGGTGCTGCTGCGCTCGCTCGGCCCCCGGACGGAGGCCACGGAGGGAGGGGCCATGGCGACCTTCTACTATCTGCCGCACACGATTTTCGTGGCGGAGCATGGCCTGGAGCACTTCGAGCCGTCCATGCGCGCCCAGCATGCGCTCACCCAGCGCTTCACCGCGGAGTACTCCATCCGGCCCTACCTGGAGCGGCACACCACGAGAACGCTGGCCCGCCTGCGCGAGTGGACAGAGGACCCGAGCGAGCATGTCCGGCGGCTCGTGTCAGAGGGCACGCGCACGCGCCTGCCGTGGGCCTCACGGCTGCGCGAGTTCCAGAAGGACCCCACACCCGTGCTCGCGCTGCTGGAGCGACTGAAGGACGACCCGGCGCTGTACGTGCGCCGCTCGGTGGCCAACAACCTGAACGACATCGGCAAGGACCACCCCGCGCTGCTGGTGCAGGTGGCGACGGCGTGGATGAAGGACGCCACGCCGGAGCGGGAGTGGCTGGTGCGCCATGCGCTGCGCTCGTCCATCAAGCGCGGAGAGCCCGCGGCGCTGGCGGTGGTGGGCGCTCGGCCGCCGTCAGGCATCGAGGCCCGCGTGACGCAGCTGCCCCGCCGCGCGGCCCTGGGCGACACGGTGGAGGTCCACTTCGAGGTGACCAACCGCTCGAAGCAGCAGCAGACGCTGGTGGTGGACCTCGCGGTGCATTTCCAGAAGGCGAACGGCGAGGCGCGGCCCAAGGTGTTCAAGGTGCGCGAGCTGCTGCTTGGCCCCGGACAAGCGGAGACGGTGAGCAAGCGCGTCTCCTTCGCGCAGCTCTCCACACGCAAGCACTACGCCGGGCCACACCGCTTCGAGGCCCTGGTGAACGGACAGGGATTGCCGCTGGGTGTCGTCGAGGTCAGCGGGTAG
- a CDS encoding double-CXXCG motif protein — protein MTRFFWLREDEAATAAFSGSFNAAHKWSLPGVKCSACGTTWSSWGNHYPLVDLSQLPERAAFEKARPEPFTEFSRLRELVRPLAPPDAELPPGAAFGPLVGTASGEFGPFTWQGTSLLLVRRDALERLQAEGVRGLLGGQTELRFRKKESPELLDLQLEPRGLLHPDCIPSDASPPCPTCGRNAFARPDAPILAAASLPADVDAFRLVNFATMIIGTDRFVDAVRRLGLEGIACRELPTR, from the coding sequence ATGACCCGATTCTTCTGGCTGCGCGAAGACGAAGCGGCAACGGCCGCCTTCAGTGGAAGCTTCAACGCCGCGCACAAGTGGAGTCTGCCCGGCGTGAAGTGCTCTGCCTGTGGCACGACCTGGAGTTCCTGGGGGAACCACTATCCCCTCGTGGACCTGTCGCAGCTGCCGGAGCGTGCCGCGTTCGAGAAGGCCCGGCCGGAGCCGTTCACGGAGTTCTCCCGTCTTCGGGAACTGGTACGCCCCTTGGCTCCTCCGGATGCGGAGCTGCCCCCTGGCGCGGCCTTCGGGCCATTGGTTGGCACTGCGTCCGGCGAATTCGGTCCATTCACATGGCAGGGGACTTCGCTATTGCTCGTACGCCGCGATGCGCTGGAGCGCCTGCAAGCTGAAGGCGTACGCGGTCTGCTGGGCGGACAAACGGAACTGCGATTCCGCAAGAAGGAGTCACCGGAGTTACTGGACCTCCAACTGGAGCCACGCGGTCTGCTGCATCCGGATTGCATCCCATCCGACGCATCGCCGCCGTGTCCAACCTGCGGGCGGAATGCCTTTGCTCGGCCCGATGCCCCCATCCTCGCTGCAGCTTCGCTCCCGGCGGACGTGGACGCGTTCCGGCTCGTGAACTTCGCGACGATGATTATCGGGACCGACCGGTTCGTGGATGCGGTGAGGCGCCTCGGGCTGGAGGGGATCGCTTGCCGGGAACTTCCTACCCGCTGA
- a CDS encoding TIGR02269 family lipoprotein yields MRIHPGLGLSLLVAFGLGCSTTAKTPIQRAAHAATEACSASHEDRCVSLLCEGDSCGFYRCEDLHGEVELARFPPARPPVAAAAPGSGPRRNWGGGQQLPRGAVMVFPNWNGGSSRVIPPSHRLTPGRWEKHHIFPQAEDLARWFEGQGVKIHSYTMPIPRDVHRRIHGPLGNGGAWNKAWREFRDRNRNASAEEIFKHAGELIHRFELIGGPIQPYYSRPGA; encoded by the coding sequence ATGCGCATCCATCCTGGCTTGGGTCTTTCACTGCTTGTTGCGTTTGGGTTGGGGTGCTCCACCACCGCAAAGACTCCCATTCAGCGAGCAGCGCACGCGGCGACGGAGGCGTGTTCCGCTTCGCATGAGGACCGTTGCGTCAGCCTCCTTTGCGAGGGGGACTCATGTGGCTTCTACCGCTGCGAGGACCTGCACGGTGAAGTGGAGTTGGCGCGCTTTCCTCCCGCACGTCCGCCTGTGGCCGCGGCAGCGCCGGGCAGTGGACCTCGGCGAAATTGGGGAGGTGGGCAGCAGCTTCCACGCGGGGCTGTCATGGTCTTCCCCAACTGGAATGGTGGTTCCTCGCGGGTCATTCCTCCGTCGCACCGTCTAACGCCCGGTCGCTGGGAAAAGCACCACATCTTCCCGCAGGCAGAAGACCTGGCTCGATGGTTCGAAGGGCAGGGCGTGAAAATCCACAGCTACACCATGCCCATTCCTCGTGACGTGCACCGGCGGATTCATGGGCCCCTTGGCAATGGTGGCGCGTGGAACAAAGCATGGCGTGAGTTCCGGGACCGGAACCGGAACGCGAGCGCAGAGGAGATTTTCAAGCATGCGGGGGAGTTGATTCATCGCTTCGAGCTCATCGGTGGTCCGATTCAGCCCTATTATTCCCGTCCTGGCGCGTAG
- a CDS encoding DUF1990 family protein, with product MASESMHTDANPSGELQLPEEGAGPLLQRDYWAVIRDCRVSPKELMRWVAVRFAEFAPSEFCVFERGHPERGGQPLELGDELTVKIQGAGTFAVRVIHQDAQSFTLGTLHGHPEAGRITFGAYRNARDDVIFHIRSRARSGSTFHYLGFVTAGDAMQTNTWTEFVLRAALTAGDGVHGVIHADTTELEDEPPGGDTAHGPTFLARGDGRQ from the coding sequence ATGGCGAGCGAGTCCATGCACACAGATGCCAACCCGTCAGGCGAACTGCAGCTCCCTGAAGAAGGGGCAGGCCCCCTGCTCCAGCGCGACTACTGGGCGGTCATCCGCGACTGCCGGGTCTCCCCCAAGGAGCTCATGCGCTGGGTGGCCGTGCGCTTCGCCGAGTTCGCCCCGTCCGAATTCTGCGTCTTCGAGCGCGGACACCCGGAACGCGGGGGCCAGCCGCTGGAACTGGGCGACGAGCTGACGGTGAAGATTCAGGGCGCGGGCACCTTCGCCGTGCGCGTCATCCACCAGGACGCCCAGAGCTTCACGCTCGGCACGCTCCACGGGCACCCGGAGGCGGGGCGCATCACCTTCGGCGCTTACCGGAACGCGCGCGACGATGTCATCTTCCACATCCGCAGCCGGGCGCGCTCCGGCTCGACGTTCCACTACCTCGGCTTCGTCACCGCCGGAGACGCCATGCAGACCAACACCTGGACCGAGTTCGTCCTGCGCGCCGCGCTGACGGCCGGTGACGGGGTGCATGGCGTCATCCACGCGGACACCACCGAGCTGGAGGACGAACCGCCCGGCGGCGACACCGCCCACGGGCCCACCTTCCTGGCGCGGGGAGACGGAAGACAATGA